CGGATTGCCGATCAGAGGACCGCAGGTCGGGCCGCGTGAATACGCAAAGCGATGCCGCCTCCGTCGAATCCGGCTTGGGTCCGGAGTCACAACATGACGGGGGGGGATCAAGATCCCCGGGTGGATCAGCGTCGGCGATGGACGGATCGGAGGGTTGCGATCGATACGCCACGGAACTTGAACAGGTTGCTGCCCATTGGGGGGAACAAGCAAAAATTTCGATGGATGTCAAGAAGGCGATAGGGTGGCTCGCCTCCCCGCTGGTAGAGCGGTGTTACATCCATCCAGGGATCTCCGGGAATCCCGAGGAAAACTGGCTGATGTATGTCAAGAGGCGCTTTCTTCCGGAGACTGTGGCGCGCGGTCTCACCATCGGTTGCGGCGAAGGCGGCCTTGAGCGTCATGGGGCCGTCCTGAAACTCTGCCTCCATTATGATGCCTTCGACATCTCCCCTGAGGCTATAGCGATAGCGAGGGATGCCGCCGAGAGATATGAGTTGAACAACGTCAGGTACGAGGTTCGCGATCTCAATTACATCAGTCTGGAAGGGGATCGGTACGATGTCGTGTTCAGTTCGATGGCGCTTCACCACGTCGAACGTCTCGAGCATCTTCTGGCCGAAGTTCACAAGAGCTTGAAAGCCGATGGCTTATTTATACTGAACGAGTATGTGGGTCCGGATCGGTTCCAGTGGACTCCGTTGCAACTGATGGCGACCAATGGCCTGCTTCGGCTACTGCCCCCACGACTTCGCCGAAACCTACGGAATGGAGAGATCAAAACGACGGTCTGCCGGCCGTCCATTGAAGAGATGAAATACGCTGACCCCTCCGAGGCCGTCAGGTCCTCAGCGATTGTGCCCCTTATCGAGAATCATTTTCGAATTATTGAGCGCATCGATTACGGTGGGACCATTCTTCATCTCCTGCTTCAGGACATCGCGGGGAACTTTGATCAGGGCAAGAGAACGGATCTTACGCTGTTCCGGCTGGTTTGCGAAGTAGAGCGTTGGTTGATCAGGTCAAGGATTCTTTCGAGCGATTTCACGCTGATTGTGGCGCAAAAGAGATGAAGGGGGCGGATCGCCGTGTCTCATTGGGGTACAAATCGGGTGATGCAACAAGTGAGCAGGTTGTGCGGGCGACTGCTGCAGCGAAAAGGCGGACCGCGAGTCGAGGCCCAACCGGTGCCCGCAGCCGGAGGGGCAGACCTGCCTTCCGTCAACACCGCGCAGGACGGCCGGCGTTGGCGCTTCGCCCAGCAGATGGAACGGGAGTTTTGGCTGAACCTTGATGAGGCAGAATTCCAGGCTCAAGAGGCCGGCTATCGGTGTCTCGCCGGCCAGTTGGCGAGCTACGCGCGCACCTATTGCGGCGAGTGGGACGATATCCGTGTATTGCAGATCGGGTGTGCTGTGGAGGACGCAGTCATGTATTTTCCTTACGGCAAGCGGTACGCAATCGACCCTCTGGCGGACTTCTACATTCGGCACTTCGAGCGCGCCCGCAATTCGGCGGTCACCTACTTTACGGCCAGGGGGGAGGCGGTCCCATTTACGACAGACGTCTTCGATCTGGTCATCTGTGCCAATGTCCTGGACCATGTCTTTGAGCCGCAGAAGCTGCTTCGTGAGGCAAGCAGAACCCTGAGAACGGGGGGGTTGTTCTTTCTGTCTGTAGACGTGTATTCGGCAGATATCCGTATGCGACGGGTTGAGCAGGAGGCCGCCGGAGAGGTTGTCGATCCGTGCCATCCCCACACCTTCACGCATGAAATCCTGCAACATCTGGTTGAGACGACCGGCTTCCAGGTGCTTGCCGCAGAGGACTCGGCCTCCGGAAAAGGGGATGAGTCGGTGCGATTCGAGTTGACCCTTCTGAATGTGAAAAAGACGTATGGGCGAGACGAAGGAGGGTCGTGAAGGGATCTACCCTCTAGCGAGGGTATGAGCCTGCAATCACATCTTCATAGATATCCTCGATCTCTAAAGCGTCCTCCTCCATGGTTTTAACCGGCCCGATATTCGCGCTCAGTTTGCCGATCAGATCCGGCTGCCGAATGATCCGCTCCATCTGCCTGCACAGATCGCCGGCGTTCCCCGTCCTGAAGAGAAGTCCATTGACCCCGTCCTGAATCAGTTCGGCCATGCCGCCGATGTCGGAAGCGATAACCGGCGTTTTGGCGAGGAACGCCTCGTGGATGGTCAGAGGAGAATTCTCATACCAGATCGAAGGAACAACCAAGACGTCGATCTCCGTCAGAATGCCGGCGACATCGCCGTGCTGATACCCACCCATGAAGCGGATTCGCGGGTCTCTGACAAGCCCCTGCAGCAGATCCGGATAGTCTTCAAATCCGCCGTAAGGAACGGAGTGCCCATAGATGTTCAACTCGGCTTCGGCAGGCGCCATCCGATTAAACGCTTCAACGAGCACATGGACCCCCTTGGTGGGGATCAGCGTGCCCAGGTACCCAAACCTCAGCCGGTCGGATGGTCGCTTTGCGAGCCCGGCGAAGCGGGAATCCTGATGGCCATACTTCGAGAACAGAATCTTCCCGGACGGGATCCCTTGTTCGATGAACCTGTCACGCAGAAACCGGGAAGGGGCAATGAAGAGATCAACCAGCCCGCATACCTCCGTCACGTGCCGCCACCGCTCATTGATCTGGTCGAGCGCCTGCCGCTGGGTCATCAAAAAGAGTGTGGTCCGGAGTCCGGACAGTCGCCGGACCAGCGTCTTGAGCTTGGATGACTCCTTACCGATGACCGTCTGCGCCTGTCGGTGGAATGGTGCGGCCTTGTGACCTCGCGCGTTGAGGGGGAATTGGGCGGCGAGACATCGCAGGCACTCCAAGGGCCTGGGTCCGTGGCAGAGCGTGAGATCGGTGGTCACGAGCTGCCCCCGCTGGCAGATCAGCCAAAAGTCGTGCAGGGTGAAGACGACGGGGATGTTGCGTGTCTTTGCCACGCGAATCAGGTTGGTCGAAAGACAGGTGAGATGGTGAAAATGTACGACGTCGGGACGGACCCGATCGAGAAACTCGTCGAACCTGCTATCGATCAGATCGTTGCGATAACACCCGCGAAAGGAGTCGCAGCCCTTGAACGTGTTATTGACCTTGACGACGGGCAACCCGTTGTAGGTGTCGGTAATGAGCGCATACTCCTCGAGTTGAGGATCTCCGATCCGATAAAAGACGGAAACGGCGTGCCGCTTTGCCAGTTCCTGCGAAAGGCCATAAGTGTAGATCTCGGAGCCTCCCGTGCTTTGCGGGAGAAATACATGGATGACCTGTGCGATTCGCATGAGCCGTCAGACCCTTCGGAAGGTCTTATAAGGGAGATGTCTGCTCTCGTCCCTGGCGCCCCGAAACTGGCCGAGGACGCTGGCTGCGATAAACAGGGGGAGACGGCAGAGCAGGCGGAGCGTTTTCGGCAGAGGTCTCTCATTCCGGATGACGAAGCGCGAATCCATCAGGAGGCTCGTCAAGACCGCGCGCAGGGCTTGGCGAGGCGTTGGAACCGTGTGAAGACGAAAGAGCTCGTAGAGACGACGATGACAGAGATACGTCCTCTGGTACTCGTAGAGAACCGACCGATGATGGGAATGGAATACGGCGGCCTCGGGCTCGTAGACGATCGCATACCCTTCCTCCAGGACCTTCTTCGACCATTCGAGGTCTTCGGCGAATGATGCCGAGGGAAACGGGTACTTACGCCATACCTCCTGTCGGATGCAGGAACTGACATTATCGAAAGTGCAGAACATGTACTGTTCCATCGGCGGCAGTGAACCGTATCTCTGCCAATCTGTGATCCTCTTGATCTCCCGGCAAGACCTGGCTGTCACCCAGCCGTTCAACTGCCGCTTGGTCAACACATCGGCGTCAGGTCTTGGGATCTGGCGGCAATAGACGCCGGCGACATCAGGATCCGAGAAGTTTCCGAGCATTTTTTCCAACCAGCTCTCACTGCTTGGGGTGGCGTCCTGCGTAATGAGTACGATAAATTCCCCGCGGGCCATTGCAATCCCCAGGTTTCTGGTCCTGCCGTGATTAAACTCCTCAGAAGCAATTTCTCTTAGCCGCACCGGGTACCGCCGCAAAATGTCCAAGGTCCCGTCGGTTGAACTGGAATCAATAGCGATGACTTCAAAGGGTTCTGAGAGCTTCTGCGAAAAAATCGCCTGCAGGGTCTCTTCAATATATTGCGCGCCGTTCTTGGTGACAAGCAGAATGGAAATGGCGGGGGTGGACGTCATGGCGATCTGCTCTACTCTTTTCCGGTCTGGTTCGATCTGTTCGC
Above is a genomic segment from Candidatus Methylomirabilis lanthanidiphila containing:
- a CDS encoding Glycosyl transferase, group 1, yielding MRIAQVIHVFLPQSTGGSEIYTYGLSQELAKRHAVSVFYRIGDPQLEEYALITDTYNGLPVVKVNNTFKGCDSFRGCYRNDLIDSRFDEFLDRVRPDVVHFHHLTCLSTNLIRVAKTRNIPVVFTLHDFWLICQRGQLVTTDLTLCHGPRPLECLRCLAAQFPLNARGHKAAPFHRQAQTVIGKESSKLKTLVRRLSGLRTTLFLMTQRQALDQINERWRHVTEVCGLVDLFIAPSRFLRDRFIEQGIPSGKILFSKYGHQDSRFAGLAKRPSDRLRFGYLGTLIPTKGVHVLVEAFNRMAPAEAELNIYGHSVPYGGFEDYPDLLQGLVRDPRIRFMGGYQHGDVAGILTEIDVLVVPSIWYENSPLTIHEAFLAKTPVIASDIGGMAELIQDGVNGLLFRTGNAGDLCRQMERIIRQPDLIGKLSANIGPVKTMEEDALEIEDIYEDVIAGSYPR
- a CDS encoding glycosyl transferase gives rise to the protein MTSTPAISILLVTKNGAQYIEETLQAIFSQKLSEPFEVIAIDSSSTDGTLDILRRYPVRLREIASEEFNHGRTRNLGIAMARGEFIVLITQDATPSSESWLEKMLGNFSDPDVAGVYCRQIPRPDADVLTKRQLNGWVTARSCREIKRITDWQRYGSLPPMEQYMFCTFDNVSSCIRQEVWRKYPFPSASFAEDLEWSKKVLEEGYAIVYEPEAAVFHSHHRSVLYEYQRTYLCHRRLYELFRLHTVPTPRQALRAVLTSLLMDSRFVIRNERPLPKTLRLLCRLPLFIAASVLGQFRGARDESRHLPYKTFRRV